The DNA window GGGCGGAGAGCCCATGGTGCTGCATGTGGCCCGCCGCGCGCTGCAGGCCGGCGCGGGTGAGGTATGGGTCGCCACTGACGACCAGCGCATTGCCGACGCCTTGTCCGGCCTGGAAGAAGTGAAGGTGGCGATGACCGCGGCTTCGCATGCCTCCGGCACCGATCGCCTGGCCGAATGCGCGCGCATCGCCGGCTGGGCGGATGACACCGTCGTGGTCAACCTGCAGGGCGATGAGCCGTTCGCACCCGCCGCCGGCATCCGCGCCGTGGCAGCGGCACTGGTGGAAGGCAGCGCGCCGATGTCGACCCTGGCCACGCCGGTCGAGGACGCGCACACGCTGTTCGACCCGAACGTGGTCAAGCTGGTGCGCAACGTGCGCAACGAGGCCATGTACTTCAGCCGTGCGCCGATCGCCTGGCACCGTGATGGCTTCGCCCGCAGCCGCGAGACCCTGCCCGAGGGCCACCAGTGGCTGCGCCACATAGGCATCTATGGCTACCGAGCCGGCTTCCTGCAGCAGTTCGCCTCGATGCCGCCGGGCACGCTGGAACAGGTGGAATCGCTGGAGCAGTTGCGCGTGCTGGAAGCGGGCTACCCGATCGCCGTGGCGATCTCGCCTGAACCCTTCCCGCCGGGCATCGACACCCCTGAAGACCTGCGGCGCGCCGAAACGCTGCTGCAGGCGATGGCGGCGCGATGAAGCTGCTGGTCGTCTGCCTCGGCAACATCTGCCGCTCGCCGATGGCCGAAGGCGCGCTGCGCGCCCGCCTGGATGCCTCGGCGCTGGCCGGGCGGGTGCAGGTCGATTCGGCCGGTACCGGCGACTGGCATGTGGGCCAGCCACCCGACCGGCGTGCGATTGCGTGCGCAGCCGGGCATGGCGTGGACCTCGGCGGCTTGCGCGCGCGGCAGCTGCAGCCACAGGACTTCGACGCCTTCGACTGGATCCTGTGCGCCGACGAGGCCAATCTGCGTGATGCCGCGCGCCTTGCCACCGCCGCCCAGCGCGAGCGCCTGGCGCTGTACCTGCCGTGGTCGGGCGGGCAGGGCGAACGCGCGATTCCCGACCCCTATACCGGTGGCAGTGATCATTTCGAGCAGGTCTGGTCGCTGGTCGACGCCGCTGCCGAACGTACCGTGGCACGCCTGTTGCATCACGCCCACTCCGGCATAATCGGGCCATGAACATCCAGCCCGTCCCGGACCTGCCCGAGTTCGCCGCCTGGCTCAATGCCGCGCCCTGCACCCTGACCGAACTGCGTGGCCGGCCGGTCGCGCTGTTGTTCGTCAACGCGGCTTCCGCGTGGAGCGCGCAACGGCTGGCCGAGTTCAGCCAGTGGCTGTCACGCCACCCCGGCAAGTTGCAACCCCTGGTGCTGCAGGTACCGCGTTTCGATTTCGAGCGTGATGCCACGGCTGCGTTGAAACTGCTGCGCCGCCAGGGCCTGACCATGCCGGTGCTGCTCGATGCCGATTGGGATGGATGGCGCCGCTTCGGTGTCACCGCCTGGCCGACCATGGTGTTGCTGGACGCGCAGGGGCGCGAACAGCAGCGATTGATCGGCCAGGGCGTGCCCGGCGAGCTGGAGCGGGCCCTGAATGCCCTTTGCGAGGGTGCGCCGTCGGCCCCTTCGCGCGGCGGCAGCGAACTGCACCCCGAGCCGCGCCAGGCGCTGCGATTCCCCATGGGGCTGGCCGTGAACCAGGAACGGCTGTACATCGCCGACAGTGGCCACCACCGCATTCTGGAATGCAGTCATGGCGGCCGTGTGCTGCGTCAGTTCGGCCTGGGCACCGCCGACTTCATGGACGGCAATCTCGCCGAAGCCGCTTTCCACCGGCCGCAGGCGCTGGCGCTGGAGCGCGAGTCGCTGTACGTGGCCGACACCGGCAACCACGCCGTGCGCCGCATCAACCTGCTGACCGGCCTGGTCGACACCCTGTGCGGCAACGGTCGTCCGGGTGCTCCCGAGGAAGGGCCGGTGGCGCAGCCTCGGCAGGTGTCGCTGGATCA is part of the Stenotrophomonas lactitubi genome and encodes:
- the kdsB gene encoding 3-deoxy-manno-octulosonate cytidylyltransferase produces the protein MTDFVVAIPARYAASRLPGKPLRLLGGEPMVLHVARRALQAGAGEVWVATDDQRIADALSGLEEVKVAMTAASHASGTDRLAECARIAGWADDTVVVNLQGDEPFAPAAGIRAVAAALVEGSAPMSTLATPVEDAHTLFDPNVVKLVRNVRNEAMYFSRAPIAWHRDGFARSRETLPEGHQWLRHIGIYGYRAGFLQQFASMPPGTLEQVESLEQLRVLEAGYPIAVAISPEPFPPGIDTPEDLRRAETLLQAMAAR
- a CDS encoding low molecular weight protein-tyrosine-phosphatase encodes the protein MKLLVVCLGNICRSPMAEGALRARLDASALAGRVQVDSAGTGDWHVGQPPDRRAIACAAGHGVDLGGLRARQLQPQDFDAFDWILCADEANLRDAARLATAAQRERLALYLPWSGGQGERAIPDPYTGGSDHFEQVWSLVDAAAERTVARLLHHAHSGIIGP